One Bythopirellula goksoeyrii genomic window, TGCTCGACGCTTAACTACAGTTACGAATCCTCTTCTGCAAGCTCAAGAACTTCCCGAATTTCCTGTTCCGCCGATTTCAATTCAGCTCTAGTCTTTGCCTGGGCCCAGCGATTTGCCGGTTCACACAGATATGCCAGATCCCTTGGCCAGCAGGGATGGGAAGCACATCTCTTTCGAGGAACAGTTTGAAGCTCATCGCTAGGAAATGAAACGAATTCTAGAGTACTACGCCGTCGGCAGTATGCCTGGAGCGCCTGGCGAGTTCAGCGGTGAGGTTCTTAGGCAAGATGTGTTCAAGGACGGCACGGTATAATATCAACTCATCCGCTTGACATTTAGAGACCCCAAATCGCAAGGGTTCGATATCGCACTGTTTCTACCCCTTGGTAAAGGGCCATTTCCTGTCTTTATTCGCCCCTTTATTCTTGCTCACTCCTGGTGAGGAACCTTTGGAAACTATGCCGCGGATCTCTGTCTGAGACCGAGGACTTGACGCTATGCGTCAACCGCTTTGTCGGAGCGGAAACACGTCTTGGCGATCTCAATCACGGGGAGCACTAAGCCCACTCTAATGTTTTTTATTCAGGACCTTAAGGAATCGCGAACTGCCATGTGGTTTGCATTGAAAGAAAGTAAATTACCTCAAACACGCACGGCATTTCAGGATGCACGCAACTTAGTGTCATATGTTGCAAAAGCGCGGCACATATAGATTCAGAAAGTTGCTAGTACCCTTAGGCGTTGTTACGATGCCCGTAGCATCAGGTTCGGAACCCAGTTCCCGTCACGTTGGCGAGTCCGTTGCGAGCTATTCTTCATTCTCATCTGGGAGGAAACATTAATGAGTTGTCTTAAGAAAGGCATGTTGGCCGCTTTGGCCATAGCATTGGCGGTATGTGTTACCCGCCACGCTGACGCAGAGTTGTTGGTTTACGAACCTTTTGACTATGCTGCGACGTCAGAGCTCACCAATTTGAATGGTGGTGGCGGTTGGGGAGGAGACTGGACCGGGCGTGAGAACATGGACTCTAATGTTCCTGCGAACACTGCAGTAATTCAGGGTTCGAGCCTAGCAGCTGCTGGACTAACCACAATCGGCGGTTCTTTGCTAATTGACGCAACTGCGGGTACATCGCAACCAGCCCGCTCATTTGGTAGCTATGCGATTTCAAAGATCGGTGGTGCCGGGAATACGACGTGGATTAGTTTCATCGCCCAGCGCCAAGGGGCAACTGATACTTCCGGATGGCCTGACAATCCTTATCCTCGTGGTGTGAATTTTAGCTTGTTTGCTAGTCTAGCTTCTGATGATGAGCTCATGGGAATTGGAAACTCTTCTAGTGCAGCTGACAACACTTGGTCGCTTATTCCCGACGGTGGTGGCGGCAATCGAGAAGGTGCTTATGATCCTGCTGGTGGTGTTGCTGGAGGAGGCCCTGAGACACCAGGTGCTGCTACATTCCCTTGGAACGATACCCATTGGGCTGTCCTTCGCATTGATCACCTAGCAGGCATGGACGATATGCGTCTATGGCTGAGTCCTGATCCAAATGTCGTGCCTCTCGATGCAGATGCCGACATCACACTCCTTGCTGGTGATTCCAACAACACGGACGACATGGATGCTCTTGAGGCAGTTCGCGCTTTCGTAGGTGCGGGTCGTACTTCAGGTGGCTTTCCTCAACCAACAGGCGTTTTGGCGCTTGACGAGTTTCGTGTCGGTACTACTTATGCGGACATGACCGGTACAGTAGTCACCGTGCCCGAGCCCTCCAGCCTGGTACTGCTTGGCCTTGGTGGGTTGGCGTTGATTCGTCGTCGCCGCTCCGCTTAAGTGACTGTGAGTTTTTATAGTGAACAACTTATGCCCCGGGGAGGGCGCTCGAAACTTCCTCGGGGCATCTTTATGCAAACACGGTCCCTCTCCAAGCTAATTCCGCCCGGAAACTCTAACGGGTTTTGGCGTACACACGATTGAGATATCTAGTGATGAGCACACCCCAGCGAGTGTCATTTTTTTGTTCTCTAAGAGTTGCTGTAATCTTCGGTACCGTCATAACTGCATCACTATCTGCAATCGCACAATTAACCATTGAACTTGAAGACTTTGCGATTCTGCCGATCACTGGTTCGGTCAGCGGTAGCAGCAATGCCGCATCGCTCGCCCGAGTCAATTTCATGAGGACAGAGCCAGGCAATGCAGATCGCCAATTTGTCAACGATCTCAATGGTCCGCTCTACATGCTCGACAAAACTACGAAACAGTTCACCACATATCTTCAGTTCAATGGTGATCCAATTGGATCAAATCCAGCTGGAATGTTTGGCAAGATGACCTATGACGGTGGGTATGCCAACGGCATGGTTTCTTTCCAGTTTGATCCAGACTATGAGAACAACGGTGTCTTCTACACAATCCATCTTGAGGATACTGGCTTTGGATCTCAGATCCCCGACAACTCGAACGTGCCGGGACTCGACACCTCGGGTTACACGTCAACATCGCCTATATCTTCTGTTGGTAGTACCAGTAATCCCAGAGAGGCGGTGCTGATTGAGTGGACCGATACGAATATTTCCAATTCGGTGTTTGAAGGCTCAGCTCGCGAATTGTTGCGAATAGAGCACAACACACGAATCCATCCTATGGGAGATATGGTGTTTAACCCCAACGCGCAGCCCGGCGATGACGATTGGCGAGTTATGTATCTGGCGGTCGGCGATGGAGGTGCCGGTGAACGAAGCGGCTCTGCCCGCTTAACTCCGCAAAGGCTCGACCTGCCAACCGGAAAAATTCTGAGAATCATTCCGGACCTTGGGGAACATACGGATACAAGTACGGTCAGCGGCAATGGCCGGTATCGGATCCCCGACGGCAATCCTTTCACATCCACCACCGGAGTGTTGGGCGAAATCTACGCTCTTGGCTTTCGCAACCCCCACCGCATCTCCTGGGACGCAGAGTCTGACTCCATCCTAGTCAATGACATCGGCCTCCACACTTGGGAAGAAGTGAACATCGTCCACGAGGGTGCTAACTACGGGTATTCGCAGCGCGAGGGTAATCAGCAATTATTACCTAACAACTCAACCGCCGGTCTCCCCACCCCGGATGAGATTCCGATTCAGATAAATGGCCTGACAACCAACGGCATGGTTTCGCCCATCTACCCGGTGATTCAGTATGGCCACGCCGAGTCTAGCGACCCGCTCAAGGGTGATGCTATCTCCAGCGGATTTGTTTACCGAGGTAGTCGTGTTCCGTTGCTCAAAGGTAAGTACGTATTTGGCGATATTACGACGGGGCAACTCTTTTACGCAGACTTTGAAGAAATGCTGCTCGCCGACGATGGCGACCCGAGTACGCTCGCTTCGTTCGGATCGCTGGATGTACTCTGGGACAATCCAAACGACGCTCAAGCAGGCGCCGAACTCTATACCACGATTTCACCCTCGAACGCTTTGCTGGGGCCAATGCATCAAATCATCCAAACGGCCTATCATGATCGCGGGGGTCTGGACCCCAATTTGCCTGGAGGAGCGAACGTGACAGGATCATTCGGTCGGGCCGACATGCGGCTGGCCATGGACGATGATGGAGAACTTTACGTCTTATCGAAAATGGATGGCATGATTCGGGCGATCGTGGGACCCAAGGCGAATGCCGATTTTGACGGCGACGGCTGCATTGATGGATCTGATTTTCTCATTTGGCAGCGAGGTTACGGTTCCCCTGGTTCACTCGCATCGGGCGACGCCAACTCTGACGGAATCGTCAATACCTCAGATCTCGAAATATGGCAGTTACAATACGGTGAAACCGGTGGAGATATCACTGCATCTCAAGCCATTCCCGAACCGGCAACTGCAGCTCTTCTTTTAGTTTTCGTATACTTTTCCATCGCGGCAAGACAAAAATCAGACTATGCTCTCTTGGTTTAGGATGTTTATAAAAAAATCCCGTCTAAAAGACCGGTGATGTCAAGAATCAATTGCGACACAAGTATTCATGAAAGATTTCCGTTGGTGTTAGATAACCTTATCGCTTTCTTGGACGTTCGTTGAGTACTTGTTCTACGCGGGCCACCTCGCGGTGACTGACCTGCATGAAATCGGGGCCTTTGGGAAAGAACTGCTTGAGCAGACCGTACGTGCGTTCGTTGGCC contains:
- a CDS encoding PEP-CTERM sorting domain-containing protein, translating into MSCLKKGMLAALAIALAVCVTRHADAELLVYEPFDYAATSELTNLNGGGGWGGDWTGRENMDSNVPANTAVIQGSSLAAAGLTTIGGSLLIDATAGTSQPARSFGSYAISKIGGAGNTTWISFIAQRQGATDTSGWPDNPYPRGVNFSLFASLASDDELMGIGNSSSAADNTWSLIPDGGGGNREGAYDPAGGVAGGGPETPGAATFPWNDTHWAVLRIDHLAGMDDMRLWLSPDPNVVPLDADADITLLAGDSNNTDDMDALEAVRAFVGAGRTSGGFPQPTGVLALDEFRVGTTYADMTGTVVTVPEPSSLVLLGLGGLALIRRRRSA
- a CDS encoding PQQ-dependent sugar dehydrogenase, with translation MSTPQRVSFFCSLRVAVIFGTVITASLSAIAQLTIELEDFAILPITGSVSGSSNAASLARVNFMRTEPGNADRQFVNDLNGPLYMLDKTTKQFTTYLQFNGDPIGSNPAGMFGKMTYDGGYANGMVSFQFDPDYENNGVFYTIHLEDTGFGSQIPDNSNVPGLDTSGYTSTSPISSVGSTSNPREAVLIEWTDTNISNSVFEGSARELLRIEHNTRIHPMGDMVFNPNAQPGDDDWRVMYLAVGDGGAGERSGSARLTPQRLDLPTGKILRIIPDLGEHTDTSTVSGNGRYRIPDGNPFTSTTGVLGEIYALGFRNPHRISWDAESDSILVNDIGLHTWEEVNIVHEGANYGYSQREGNQQLLPNNSTAGLPTPDEIPIQINGLTTNGMVSPIYPVIQYGHAESSDPLKGDAISSGFVYRGSRVPLLKGKYVFGDITTGQLFYADFEEMLLADDGDPSTLASFGSLDVLWDNPNDAQAGAELYTTISPSNALLGPMHQIIQTAYHDRGGLDPNLPGGANVTGSFGRADMRLAMDDDGELYVLSKMDGMIRAIVGPKANADFDGDGCIDGSDFLIWQRGYGSPGSLASGDANSDGIVNTSDLEIWQLQYGETGGDITASQAIPEPATAALLLVFVYFSIAARQKSDYALLV
- a CDS encoding IS30 family transposase; the protein is MPPTEHQRFTRNVVMEVYLCDPYATWRKGANERTYGLLKQFFPKGPDFMQVSHREVARVEQVLNERPRKR